A region from the Aegilops tauschii subsp. strangulata cultivar AL8/78 chromosome 5, Aet v6.0, whole genome shotgun sequence genome encodes:
- the LOC109771694 gene encoding uncharacterized protein yields MTPPPAAAPSLPDEILEEIFLRLPPDEPACLVRSSLANKLWLGLLSSPAFLGRYREFHGAPPMLGFLHTWLEGCEPEEKYPVPHFTSTTNSPRAFLMSTTGPVPMALVVWDPMTGCRREMNLPDVVYNNYGAAVLCAATGCDHRACHAAPFQVVFVGLNLTEEGECVAHAWLSLPETSDWSKPCLGLHLAADAFIEPMPPVLVKEALHFMLEYDDDDSVAILKYDLSSNSLSLIDAPIMGSDVAGATMLMAMTDGSLGKGDSQSNGTLTR; encoded by the exons ATGACGCCCCCGCCGGCGGCGGCACCATCGCTGCCTGACGAGATTCTAGAGGAGATattcctccgcctcccgccggaCGAGCCTGCGTGCCTCGTGCGCTCCTCCCTCGCTAACAAGCTTTGGCTCGGCCTCCTCTCCAGCCCTGCCTTCCTCGGGCGCTACCGCGAGTTCCATGGAGCTCCTCCCATGCTGGGCTTCCTTCATACCTGGCTGGAGGGTTGCGAACCGGAGGAGAAATATCCCGTCCCCCACTTCACCTCCACCACGAATTCGCCGCGCGCATTCCTCATGTCGACGACTGG GCCGGTACCAATGGCGCTCGTCGTTTGGGACCCCATGACGGGCTGCCGGAGGGAGATGAACTTGCCGGACGTGGTGTACAACAACTACGGGGCTGCGGTGCTCTGCGCTGCGACCGGCTGTGACCACCGTGCGTGTCACGCAGCCCCCTTCCAGGTGGTCTTTGTCGGCCTGAACTTGACTGAAGAAGGTGAATGTGTTGCCCACGCGTGGCTGTCCTTGCCGGAGACGAGTGACTGGAGCAAGCCGTGCCTTGGTCTTCATCTGGCAGCTGATGCATTCATCGAGCCAATGCCCCCTGTCCTTGTTAAAGAAGCACTTCACTTCATGCTTGAgtatgatgatgatgatagtgTAGCAATTCTCAAGTATGACTTGAGCTCTAATTCCTTATCGCTCATTGATGCGCCAATTATGGGGTCTGACGTTGCTGGTGCCACCATGCTCATGGCGATGACAGATGGCAGTTTAGG
- the LOC141023188 gene encoding uncharacterized protein, producing the protein MCPARPARTRRARRARPHTPWLIPTAATSAGALSLLDILLPRNPKADDAQSLLSAVAQLSPAELVFAFPQLSLWEERKGPFTDIHLPCFHRATSIELDMPRFLVRVPPAGEFPVLERLSVSGGIAEIGTLVTRCPRLRVLRAKFRGLVPKSVALALGSLKAALHSPQAAVSLLLDICISELNYSLLHSATELSPEEFVYKSCASSYGTLEFPSFHRATSIEIVWHGMSFTQMPCSSEFFALERLRLSGCTIVDLGEFISCCPRLRVLRVDGATNDCHIMVHSASPQELFLGTYKECRGIDIATPMLKQLAMEVHAGVHLDVSVFAPFVEKVSWQRSYTRPALVFGCWLLRNLSIQTMPESRHGEGVMPCRAHVLSVDMLCASQDQSSAWIDFAQEIGKLQVTDFSVVDLRLEANGHVYGAALLHLLQALPAHTISKLRKVTLLRLEKSEVAAGASNADM; encoded by the exons ATGTGTCCCGCCCGTCCCGCGCGCACCCGACGCGCCCGACGAGCCCGACCACACACGCCGTGGCTTATTCCAACAGCTGCTACGTCCGCGGGGGCGTTGTCCCTCCTCGACATCCTCCTCCCACGCAACCCTAAAGCCGACGACGCCCAGTCGCTGCTGTCCGCCGTCGCGCAGCTTTCGCCGGCCGAGCTAGTCTTCGCCTTCCCGCAGTTGTCACTTTGGGAAGAAAGAAAGGGCCCTTTCACCGACATACACCTGCCCTGCTTTCATCGGGCCACTTCGATCGAGCTGGACATGCCGCGCTTCCTCGTCAGGGTGCCGCCGGCCGGGGAGTTCCCGGTGCTTGAGAGGCTGTCCGTCTCTGGTGGGATCGCTGAGATTGGCACCCTGGTCACCCGCTGCCCACGTCTGCGTGTCCTCCGGGCCAAATTCCGTGGCCTGGTGCCCAAATCGGTGGCTCTAGCGCTGGGGTCGCTCAAGGCGGCGCTGCACTCGCCCCAAGCTGCAGTGTCCCTCCTCCTTGACATCTGCATCTCCGAGCTAAACTACTCACTTCTTCACAGTGCGACTGAGCTCTCGCCGGAGGAGTTCGTCTACAAGTCTTGCGCAAGCTCTTACGGTACTCTTGAATTTCCAAGCTTCCACCGCGCCACCTCCATCGAGATTGTGTGGCATGGCATGAGCTTCACGCAGATGCCGTGCTCCAGCGAGTTCTTTGCGCTCGAGAGGCTGCGTCTCTCGGGCTGCACGATCGTTGATCTTGGCGAGTTCATCTCGTGCTGCCCGCGCCTACGTGTCCTCAGGGTGGATGGAGCTACGAACGACTGCCACATCATGGTCCATTCAGCGTCGCCACAGGAGCTTTTCCTCGGAACCTACAAGGAATGTCGCGGCATCGACATTGCGACCCCAATGCTTAAGCAGTTGGCAATGGAAGTCCACGCGGGTGTGCATCTCGACGTCTCTGTCTTTGCGCCATTTGTGGAGAAGGTCTCGTGGCAGCGCTCGTATACAAGGCCGGCTCTTGTGTTTGGTTGTTGGCTCCTCCGGAACCTGAGCATACAGACGATGCCAGAGAGCCGCCATGGAGAGGGGGTGATGCCTTGTCGTGCCCATGTCCTATCTGTGGACATGCTGTGTGCCTCC caagatcagtCGAGTGCATGGATCGACTTTGCACAAGAGATCGGGAAGCTTCAGGTGACCGACTTCTCTGTTGTGGACCTACGTCTTGAAGCAAATGGGCATGTGTATGGAGCTGCCCTGCTGCATCTCCTTC